AAAATGAGATTCCATATAAACAACTTGAGcataaagtttgaaactttgagactaagaattaaaaaaacttgCTTTCATTCGCTTGCCTTGACCTCCAGCTAAGAGAATCACCGAGACACTCTTCTCCTTCACAACAGTATTGCTCTAAagagacaataaaaaaaacttaaactagAGAGCAAAAAGCTTCAAAAATTTTGAGTTAATTACAAATTCTGAACTTACATTATCAAATCCAGTAGACGAAGAACACCTGATTGAAATTGATTGAGCATCTCTTCTGCTAACCCTTCTCGAAAGATCCAGTTTTTGAACTGAAGCAACATTCGGAAACAATAGAGTATGAGAGAGATTGCCTTGGGAGCGATAGCTAAAGCCCAGAGAAACTGAGCTCGGTTTGACTGCAAACTTCGGACATAGAAATGCCGGAGATGTAATGAAGCCAAGATTCGCTTGAAGCATCGCcatgtttttttaacttatcTCGCCGGAGAGGAGAGATGATGAAAACTCTCAGTTCATCGGCGAAACCAGTATATATATAGGGCCAACGAAAACATTAAGCCCATTAATATTGTGGGCTTTTAATAAGGCCCATTagtcaaaacaacaaaaacaacacatcaaagcgaaaacagagaatgaaaaaaaCGTAGAAACCGACGACGAAGAccggaggaaaaaaaaatggcgaaacCGTTGGGAACAACCGGAGAATTTTTCAGGCGAAGGGATGAGTGGAGGAAGCATCCGATGCTATCGAATCAAATGAGACACGCACTTCCAGGTCTCGGAATCGGTGTTGGTGCCTTCTGCGTTTACCTCGTCGGTGAGCAGATCTATAGCAAACTCATGGCACCATCTACTCAATCATCGCACCAGAAACAACCTGCTCCGTCTCactgagagagatagagagagccATTAGGTAATTTCTCAAATCTTCTCGAATGctttttataggttttgatCCTAATCGATTTTGACTTCTCTGTGAAAGATTGGGGGAAAACAAACTTTAGAAAATGTTACGTTTTCAGGATGAAAGATTAAGatttgttgtatatcatttaggATTTAGAATCCTTGAATCAAGTTCTTGTAGTGAATCAGAGTTAAACACAGCTTTAATGTTCCAGTTATTGGCAATGGCTGATGTGTGTGTATTGATTGGTCTGAGATGAATCCATTCCTTTGCAGTTTGTATAAGCAAAAGCTGAATAAACAATACAACATAGTAATTAGAGTGAGAACAAATGGTTCTGGCTTTTTGAATCTTGATTCATCGGTCACATGCTTATGGTTATGGCAATCAGTGATTCTCTTTCAGGGGAACTCTTTAAAGTTTACAGCTTTGATGTCAGTTGTTAGCATTGCTAGTTAGTTTTGATCAATAGATAGGTAggtagattttattttttcttcattttgttatCAACATGCCTTTTGTTTTCGATTGAGTTAAAGGCTTTCAGATCATGTGTTAATAATGGCTGTATAACAGTAGCTTTCTGTTGTCTCTTTGCTTTTATACTAATGATCTGAAAGATTGGTGTTTTTGTATCTTCTCTTCTATGAGACCTTCTTTGGTTTTGGCTCTGAatcttttgtttgtaaaaaaggttgtaaactaataaaaattactCATCTTGATGCAGATTGTTTCGAACTGTGGCAGATAAAAGAGCTGTGAGGGATTCACATTTTACCGTTTTTCTTGGATTGTCTCAATAAAGCTGTGTGAATGAAAGACAAAgactctgatctctctctctgttgaaTGTTGTATAATCTTCTTGTATGACAGTTTTCATTGTGTTCTcgttgtgttttgtgttgtctTTGCTTAATAAGAGTTCTTCGGAGATGACAGTTTAAGATATTGCCTCTATTGTAATAGAAACAGGCATTTTTAAACTAGGTCATTTTTGTGCGTTTTCATGTTTTACACTCAAGAAAATAGTTTGTTTATAGATTGACAGCAATATTCCATAAAAGTACACCaagtatttatgaaattttctcTAGATTGAAATGTATCTAGTCGAAAATGTGGTTCTAAGCGTCTCTCCTTCGCCTCTAGATCTCATTAATGAAGACTTTTAAAACGCGTCTAGTGATCCTTTTTAATTGGCGACGGTTAAAGAGCCTTCACTTCACTACTGAGATCTTGATGTCAAAAATAcaatcaaatatgaaatatatatatatatatgtttgaagagaggtaaagagaaagaagactcttgaaagtttgaaacattTATGTTTGGAGAGATGTAAAGGGAACCAACGTGCCAATGTCATATAGGTTTGACTACCTTCAGACAAATGTAAAAACTCAAGCTgtaaccaaaaaccaaattaaaacataCTGTATGTCTGTATCCAGTGGTGAACCCAGAAAATTTTTTTACCCaggtcataaataaaaaaaatgactgATAGTATAGTGTGGAAGATTCGGATCTTGGTTTGGGGAGATCAACAGTGCGAAAAATGACCAACCATGCAACTGAAACTTCACAACTTTACATGCAAAAAACGTTATCTCAAAGTTTTACCCGGTCAATTGACCTTCCCAAGCTCTATGTGGGTCCGCTACTGTCTGTATCTATATCATATATGTAGCATGAAAGTCATAACATATACAGTAGAATCATCATCAAATCTTGGAATTTGTCTCTAAGTTTTCTCTCGCCaatgaaatcatttttttccGCAACAACAAATATAACTTTATTGCTATATATTTACAACATAAAATTCTAGTCAAAGATTTATCATACGGTCTTTTTAATCACAACATATAATACTAACCcgaaaaaaaatgttatcttgatttatgttatttttgtcacaacattttaaataaagaaactaaGGTAAACATTATCaaacataaatcaaaaatagaaaGGTGATCGTGAAGCTCTCCTCTGTAACTAGCCGTGGGCATAGGGAGCGGGTTTCGGGTCGGATAATTTGGGTATCGGATAAAATGGATATAGATTCTAATATCTATATGGATTATTAAACATTGACGTTCGGATGTCGGATTGGGTTCGGATCGGACAATTCGGATATCGGGTAAAATGGATATGGATTCTAATATCCATACggataatttattaaatgtcGGATCGGACTTCGGGTCGGATATTCATAAATCGGATACATATTTAAGATATTTCATACCCGATTGTTCTTTGGAAATGTGAACAATCTGAgacttagaaaataaaacaagcTAATAACATCCTCAAATGTTTAAAACCATGTCAATAACAACCAAAAAATGTGAAAACCATGCCAATAACAtccaaaaaaagtaaaaaaccaaGACAAGAACATCCTAAGAGTTTAAAACCAAAGTAAATCATCATCCAAAAGAACAAAGATGagtaaaaagataaaagagaattGAAAGTAGTTCAAGTAATGCATTGTCGAGGACCTCAAGGATGGGTTTAGCCTACATCAAGTCTTCTAGTTTAAGTCTTGACATTTAAACtctgaaaagaaagagaaatagtAAGTGATAAGTGTTATCCATTAAAACTACTAAGAATGAATAAAGTCGGTTTGGCCATACCTTTTTCAGGTTTATCAAGCAGTTCAATGTCGACAAGCAATTGTGTATTCATAACAACTCCTTTCTCACCTAAGTGATTCTCATTCTTCATCCACTGCTGTGTGCATATCAAAACTTCCACCCTGTAATGAGTTAAACAACTTCTGTGTGGCTCTATGACCCTCCCACTAGTACTAAATGCACTTTCAGATGCAACTGATGACACCTGCATTGCAAGAACATCCCTAGCTATTTCTGACAAAACAGGATACCTACCACTATTGAGCCTCCACCAAGACAGTACATCCCACTCTGATCCAACAATAGTTCTAGGATTTTCAACTTTTTCCTTTAAATATACATCCAACTCATCCCTACCATCATCAACCCCAATCTCATCAACCAACTCCTTATACACGAAGTCCATCCTCTCATACCCCATACTATCAGACATTAAATCAGTGGACTCACCTTGGCTAAGAGAAGTCGATGTCTGAGTAGAAGACTGTGATGATTGACCACTTGGTACTTTCTGGAGCCGATTGCTATACTCTTTAAACAAGGATGTCAAAAAGGTTGTGATTGATTCACTCATCTCCTTAGAATCGGTTGTATCTTTCCCATAAAGCTTGTCAAAGCACATCTTAGCAAATTGTATTTTCTTGCGTGGATCAAACACACTTGCAACAATCAGAAAAACATTGATGTTTCTGAATCCATCCCAGCACTTATCAAACTTCAGCAACATAACATCGGCTTTTGATTTCAATTCACTATCAATACTATTGCTTAGTGACATCAAATTCCTCTCTATAGTCACTATCTCTCCATAACACTTATAAGAAGCAACTGAAGTTGAAGCAGACACAACCAAAGTAGAATTGTAGAAAATGATTAGAAATCTAACTAACCTTTCTACGACATTCCAATCAGCTCTTGTAGGCggtccaatttttgttttctcaatctCAACCTCATTAAAGTAGTCATTGTACATCTTGTCTTCTGCCTCCATTCTATCAAATGCCACTCTAAAATCAATAGCTCTTGACAACATTAAGTAGGTAGAATTCCACCTTGTTTTGATGTCCAACGGTAAACTCCCTCTAGTCATCTTCCCTGAAACAACTTTTTGTTCAAACGAATCACATCTACTAGTAGAAGACCTCACATACTGAACTGCATTGCGTATGGCTGTCACATTCTCACTCAATTCATGCAACCCGTCCCTAACAATCAAATTGAGTATGTGCGCACAACACCTCATATGCATTCTCCATTTAAAACAAATGCTTCATTGTTCCTTAAGCTGAATGCCTCCTGAAATTTTTTCAAAGCAGAAGTATTTGCAGTTGCATTGTCAATTGTCACAGTTAAAATCTTCTCTATGCCCCACTCAGCCAAACAGTCAAGAAGAACCCGTGATATTGTTGCTCCTTTGTGATCTGTAATATACTTGAACCCAATAATTAGCTTCCTCAATCGCCAAGAAACATCAATGAAGTGTGCAGTTATTACCATGTAACTATCACCTGTTGCTTTAGCAACCCATATGTCAGTTGTCAAGGAGACTCGTGGCTTACTAGCAACAATCCAAGTTTTCAGAGATGCTTTCATCTCCACATACATTCTAACAATGTCCTTTGTAGCTATTCTTCTAGAATGTGGTTTGTAGAGATTGACTTTGTTGCAGAAATGTTTCCAACCGATGCTTTCAATGAAAGCAAGTGGCAGCTCTGACAGCACAATCATCTCATTCGAAGCTTCCCTGAACACTTCTTCAATAACTTTTCCACTCTGAAGCTATCCCTGATTGTTAATCACAGTCTATGATTGTTTCTGCCTCCATGCTTGAAAATGCTTGCAGCTCTCCATATGAGCCTTCAGGTGAGAAGTCCCTGACTTTGAATCACAACCGTAAGACTTGTGGCAGTAATTGCACTTACATCAGTTAACATTGTCATCAAATCTTGTGAAATGTCCCCAAACAGTAGATCTTGTACTCGGCTTTGTCTTTGGTTGGTCCGGTTGTATTGAGCCTCCACCATCTGCTGGACcatctttccttttgtttccaCTCTCAGGTATCAAATTTGGGNATCTTGTCTTCTGCCTCCATTCTATCAAATGCCACTCTAAAATCAATAGCTCTTGACAACATTAAGTAGGTAGAATTCCACCTTGTTTTGATGTCCAACGGTAAACTCCCTCTAGTCATCTTCCCTGAAACAACTTTTTGTTCAAACGAATCACATCTACTAGTAGAAGACCTCACATACTGAACTGTGTTGCGTATGGCTGTCATATTCTCACTCAATTCATGCAACCCGTCCCTAACAATCAAATTGAGTATGTGCGCACAACACCTCATATGCATACACTCTCTCTCCATTTAAAACAAATGCTTCACTGTTCCTTAAGCTGAATGCCTCCTGAAATTTTTTCAAAGCAGAAGTATTTGCAGTTGCATTGTCAACTGTCACAGTTAAAATCTTCTCTATGCCCCACTCAGCCAAACAGTCAAGAAGAAACCGTGATATTGTTGCTCCTTTGTGATCTGTAATATACTTGAACCCAATAATTAGCTTCCTCAATCGCCAAGAAACATCAATGAAGTGTGCAGTTATTACCATGTAACTATCACCTGTTGCTTTAGCAACCCATATGTCAGTTGTCAAGGAGACTCTTGGCTTACTAGCAACAATCCAAGTTTTCAGAGATGCTTTCATCTCCACATACATTCTAACAATGTCCTTTGTAGCTGTTCTTCTGGAATGTGGTTTGTAGAGATTGACTTTGTTGCAGAAATGTTTCCAACCGATGCTTTCAATGAAAGCAAGTGGCAGCTCTGACAGCACAATCATCTCATTCGAAGCTTCCCTGAACACTTCTTCAATAACTTTTCCACTCTGAAGCTATCCCTGATTGTTAATCACAGTCTATGATTGTTTCTGCCTCCATGCTTGAAAATGCTTGCAGCTCTCCATATGAGCCTTCAGGTGAGAAGTCCCTGACTTTGAATCACAACCGTAAGACTTGTGGCAGTAATTGCACTTACATCAGTTAACATTGTCATCAAATCTTGTGAAATGTCCCCAAACAGTAGATCTTGTACTCGGCTTTGTCTTTGGTTGGTCCGGTTGTATTGAGCCTCCACCATCTGCTGGACcatctttccttttgtttccaCTCTCAGGTATCAAATTTGGGTCATCTTTCTCCTTGGCAATGTTGTCTGGAAATGGTGAGGAATccatctaaaaagaaaaagaatgcaaGTTAATAAACCAACTTATACGAAGcatatgaattttgtttctaaCTAGAGAAGAGAACAATAATACTCACTACTAAGAATCGGGATTGAGTAGAAGACTTATACGGATCATACTTATCATTCACACTactcaaaattttgtttctatcttAACTTGAAAACCAACTTATACGAAGCATATGAACTTTGTTTCTAActagagaagaaaacaataatactcACTACTAAGAATCGGGATTGAGTATAAGACTTATACGGATCATACTTATCATTCACACTactcaaaattttgtttctatctaaACTTGAAAAACAAACTTATATGGATCATAACTTTGTTTCCAACTGGAGAAGAGAACTATAATACTCACTTCTAACAAGAGCAGAGAACTATAATACTCAGACTCGGGATCAAGCAAACCATTAGCTAATCTAATTTAGGAGTTAAGGAATCAagcaaattaaaacataaaatcaagCAACTAAAATACAGATTTCACTACAACTTGAATTCctctcaaagaaaaagaagaataatagaATAActaagaaagaatatgaatcaTAGACTTACCGATATCGATTTCTTGATGCCTTTGATGGAGAAGACTGGGACGAGAACTGTATTAGGGATTCCATGGAAAGTGTTTTGCCTTTATATGTAGAGAATCACGAGAGAtaagggaagaagatcatggATACAACCATACCGGTGTATGGATCGCGAGAGATAAGGGAAGTGGAGATCGATGTATCTCGGaggatcgagagagaaaaggaaatggGGATCGGATGAGTTCGGGTGTTCTTCGGGTTTCGGTTATTATCCGATCCGGTCCGATGTCCGACGGATTGATAAATCAATAACCGTTCGGTTATTGTCTTCGGTTCGGTGCATATCCATATCCGAGTTTTTCGGATCAGATACAATTCGGGTAATCGGGTACAGGTATAACGCCCAGGCCTACCTATAACAATGGTggttactcttcttcttcttggcatTCTTGCTCATGCTGGGATTAAGCCTCTTTTATTAAGGAGGGCTTTAAATAAGTATAATACATGTTAACATAAATAATGTTTcgtattattgttgtttttctatataacaaatttataattatttcatATAATCTATACTATAAAAGTTGGCTAACTCTCTCCATATGAGTGACACatcagcagtggagagagtgcCACATGTCTATCATcattaaaatcaaacaaacataaactaaaaagaatatgtaacatcttatgtctatatatatatatatatatatatcccaaaaACAGTTTTAATATTCACATAAGAGATTTAGAGAGGCTTAGAACATGTCCCAAGAAAGTAGAtgcataaaagataaaagagcaTCAGAAGTGAATCAAAGAGCCATTTCTTCCTCTTGGCATAAACCATGTATCGTTTTAGgcgttacaattttgtcaatagtttgacGAGTTGCAGTAATAATCGAtatatttcttaatattataGAAACATTCATGAAAATTTGTcctaaaagataaaaaatttatatatgatgaaGATTGGGGTTTTcttcactatcaaatggaagataattgaattaaactgtagaatgttagttagaaaaatatagagacaaagaggaagggggttttcatattctaatatttagaagttgtcaaaaaaaaaattaagtgaaattattataaaagaaaatttaggagttatattcaagaaatagAAGAGctaacttaaaagaaaaatatatatcttaattatatctattaaagaGTTAGCCAAGCTGCaattcttgataaaaaaaatattagtgttTCATCGTATATAATTGAGAAGCTTAATTATGAAGTTATCTAACTACTTACACTTCTTTtgaatgaatgttaaatttattcaaccaaaaaccTCTTTGCTACAAAATATGCATACTTAGATCAAGctttcatttgaaatatatttttagaagttttaaacaagaattatagaatgtttaaatctctcaaaacaaagttgttcatgcattgtatctaataattcaattacaaaatgagaaaacctatttgaagtattaaaaattaataatatcaaaaatatattttttatgaaatgataatattaatttaaaactaaTGGACCTTATTGGGccttctttatataattataacccATTTAAACTATCGAGATAACTACAAATCGGTTTAAGATAAAAAtgcttttggttttgtgtttgttgtttatattgccaactattaaaaagaaatactaTATCATTATTAATCGTGAAAAATGCAGAAtcgttagattaaaatatacgATGAA
The sequence above is drawn from the Camelina sativa cultivar DH55 chromosome 4, Cs, whole genome shotgun sequence genome and encodes:
- the LOC104779592 gene encoding NADH dehydrogenase [ubiquinone] 1 beta subcomplex subunit 3-A produces the protein MAKPLGTTGEFFRRRDEWRKHPMLSNQMRHALPGLGIGVGAFCVYLVGEQIYSKLMAPSTQSSHQKQPAPSH
- the LOC104783467 gene encoding zinc finger BED domain-containing protein RICESLEEPER 2-like, with the translated sequence MRCCAHILNLIVRDGLHELSENVTAIRNAVQYVRSSTSRCDSFEQKVVSGKMTRGSLPLDIKTRWNSTYLMLSRAIDFRVAFDRMEAEDKMYNDYFNEVEIEKTKIGPPTRADWNVVERLVRFLIIFYNSTLVVSASTSVASYKCYGEIVTIERNLMSLSNSIDSELKSKADVMLLKFDKCWDGFRNINVFLIVASVFDPRKKIQFAKMCFDKLYGKDTTDSKEMSESITTFLTSLFKEYSNRLQKVPSGQSSQSSTQTSTSLSQGESTDLMSDSMGYERMDFVYKELVDEIGVDDGRDELDVYLKEKVENPRTIVGSEWDVLSWWRLNSGRYPVLSEIARDVLAMQVSSVASESAFSTSGRVIEPHRSCLTHYRVEVLICTQQWMKNENHLGEKGVVMNTQLLVDIELLDKPEKGMAKPTLFILSSFNG